The genomic interval NNNNNNNNNNNNNNNNNNNNNNNNNNNNNNNNNNNNNNNNNNNNNNNNNNNNNNNNNNNNNNNNNNNNNNNNNNNNNNNNNNNNNNNNNNNNNNNNNNNNNNNNNNNNNNNNNNNNNNNNNNNNNNNNNNNNNNNNNNNNNNNNNNNNNNNNNNNNNNNNNNNNNNNNNNNNNNNNNNNNNNNNNNNNNNNNNNNNNNNNNNNNNNNNNNNNNNNNNNNNNNNNNNNNNNNNNNNNNNNNNNNNNNNNNNNNNNNNNNNNNNNNNNNNNNNNNNNNNNNNNNNNNNNNNNNNNNNNNNNNNNNNNNNNNNNNNNNNNNNNNNNNNNNNNNNNNNNNNNNNNNNNNNNNNNNNNNNNNNNNNNNNNNNNNNNNNNNNNNNNNNNNNNNNNNNNNNNNNNNNNNNNNNNNNNNNNNNNNNNNNNNNNNNNNNNNNNNNNNNNNNNNNNNNNNNNNNNNNNNNNNNNNNNNNNNNNNNNNNNNNNNNNNNNNNNNNNNNNNNNNNNNNNNNNNNNNNNNNNNNNNNNNNNNNNNNNNNNNNNNNNNNNNNNNNNNNNNNNNNNNNNNNNNNNNNNNNNNNNNNNNNNNNNNNNNNNNNNNNNNNNNNNNNNNNNNNNNNNNNNNNNNNNNNNNNNNNNNNNNNNNNNNNNNNNNNNNNNNNNNNNNNNNNNNNNNNNNNNNNNNNNNNNNNNNNNNNNNNNNNNNNNNNNNNNNNNNNNNNNNNNNNNNNNNNNNNNNNNNNNNNNNNNNNNNNNNNNNNNNNNNNNNNNNNNNNNNNNNNNNNNNNNNNNNNNNNNNNNNNNNNNNNNNNNNNNNNNNNNNNNNNNNNNNNNNNNNNNNNNNNNNNNNNNNNNNNNNNNNNNNNNNNNNNNNNNNNNNNNNNNNNNNNNNNNNNNNNNNNNNNNNNNNNNNNNNNNNNNNNNNNNNNNNNNNNNNNNNNNNNNNNNNNNNNNNNNNNNNNNNNNNNNNNNNNNNNNNNNNNNNNNNNNNNNNNNNNNNNNNNNNNNNNNNNNNNNNNNNNNNNNNNNNNNNNNNNNNNNNNNNNNNNNNNNNNNNNNNNNNNNNNNNNNNNNNNNNNNNNNNNNNNNNNNNNNNNNNNNNNNNNNNNNNNNNNNNNNNNNNNNNNNNNNNNNNNNNNNNNNNNNNNNNNNNNNNNNNNNNNNNNNNNNNNNNNNNNNNNNNNNNNNNNNNNNNNNNNNNNNNNNNNNNNNNNNNNNNNNNNNNNNNNNNNNNNNNNNNNNNNNNNNNNNNNNNNNNNNNNNNNNNNNNNNNNNNNNNNNNNNNNNNNNNNNNNNNNNNNNNNNNNNNNNNNNNNNNNNNNNNNNNNNNNNNNNNNNNNNNNNNNNNNNNNNNNNNNNNNNNNNNNNNNNNNNNNNNNNNNNNNNNNNNNNNNNNNNNNNNNNNNNNNNNNNNNNNNNNNNNNNNNNNNNNNNNNNNNNNNNNNNNNNNNNNNNNNNNNNNNNNNNNNNNNNNNNNNNNNNNNNNNNNNNNNNNNNNNNNNNNNATCTTCCCANNNNNNNNNNNNNNNNNNNNNNNNNNNNNNNNNNNNNNNNNNNNNNNNNNNNNNNNNNNNNNNNNNNNNNNNNNNNNNNNNNNNNNNNNNNNNNNNNNNNNNNNNNNNNNNNNNNNNNNNNNNNNNNNNNNNNNNNNNNNNNNNNNNNNNNNNNNNNNNNNNNNNNNNNNNNNNNNNNNNNNNNNNNNNNNNNNNNNNNNNNNNNNNNNNNNNNNNNNNNNNNNNNNNNNNNNNNNNNNNNNNNNNNNNNNNNNNNNNNNNNNNNNNNNNNNNNNNNNNNNNNNNNNNNNNNNNNNNNNNNNNNNNNNNNNNNNNNNNNNNNNNNNNNNNNNNNNNNNNNNNNNNNNNNNNNNNNNNNNNNNNNNNNNNNNNNGAGGTGGAATANNNNNNNNNNNNNNNNNNNNNNNNNNNNNNNNNNNNNNNNNNNNNNNNNNNNNNNNNNNNNNNNNNNNNNNNNNNNNNNNNNNNNNNNNNNNNNNNNNNNNNNNNNNNNNNNNNNNNNNNNNNNNNNNNNNNNNNNNNNNNNNNNNNNNNNNNNNNNNNNNNNNNNNNNNNNNNNNNNNNNNNNNNNNNNNNNNNNNNNNNNNNNNNNNNNNNNNNNNNNNNNNNNNNNNNNNNNNNNNNNNNNNNNNNNNNNNNNNNNNNNNNNNNNNNNNNNNNNNNNNNNNNNNNNNNNNNNNNNNNNNNNNNNNNNNNNNNNNNNNNNNNNNNNNNNNNNNNNNNNNNNNNNNNNNNNNNNNNNNNNNNNNNNNNNNNNNNNNNNNNNNNNNNNNNNNNNNNNNNNNNNNNNNNNNNNNNNNNNNNNNNNNNNNNNNNNNNNNNNNNNNNNNNNNNNNNNNNNNNNNNNNNNNNNNNNNNNNNNNNNNNNNNNNNNNNNNNNNNNNNNNNNNNNNNNNNNNNNNNNNNNNNNNNNNNNNNNNNNNNNNNNNNNNNNNNNNNNNNNNNNNNNNNNNNNNNNNNNNNNNNNNNNNNNNNNNNNNNNNNNNNNNNNNNNNNNNNNNNNNNNNNNNNNNNNNNNNNNNNNNNNNNNNNNNNNNNNNNNNNNNNNNNNNNNNNNNNNNNNNNNNNNNNNNNNNNNNNNNNNNNNNNNNNNNNNNNNNNNNNNNNNNNNNNNNNNNNNNNNNNNNNNNNNNNNNNNNNNNNNNNNNNNNNNNNNNNNNNNNNNNNNNNNNNNNNNNNNNNNNNNNNNNNNNNNNNNNNNNNNNNNNNNNNNNNNNNNNNNNNNNNNNNNNNNNNNNNNNNNNNNNNNNNNNNNNNNNNNNNNNNNNNNNNNNNNNNTACGGGCAGCTNNNNNNNNNNNNNNNNNNNNNNNNNNNNNNNNNNNNNNNNNNNNNNNNNNNNNNNNNNNNNNNNNNNNNNNNNNNNNNNNNNNNNNNNNNNNNNNNNNNNNNNNNNNNNNNNNNNNNNNNNNNNNNNNNNNNNNNNNNNNNNNNNNNNNNNNNNNNNNNNNNNNNNNNNNNNNNNNNNNNNNNNNNNNNNNNNNNNNNNNNNNNNNNNNNNNNNNNNNNNNNNNNNNNNNNNNNNNNNNNNNNNNNNNNNNNNNNNNNNNNNNNNNNNNNNNNNNNNNNNNNNNNNNNNNNNNCCNNNNNNNNNNNNNNNNNNNNNNNNNNNNNNNNNNNNNNNNNNNNNNNNNNNNNNNNNNNNNNNNNNNNNNNNNNNNNNNNNNNNNNNNNNNNNNNNNNNNNNNNNNNNNNNNNNNNNNNNNNNNNNNNNNNNNNNNNNNNNNNNNNNNNNNNNNNNNNNNNNNNNNNNNNNNNNNNNNNNNNNNNNNNNNNNNNNNNNNNNNNNNNNNNNNNNNNNNNNNNNNNNNNNNNNNNNNNNNNNNNNNNNNNNNNNNNNNNNNNNNNNNNNNNNNNNNNNNNNNNNNNNNNNNNNNNNNNNNNNNNNNNNNNNNNNNNNNNNNNNNNNNNNNNNNNNNNNNNNNNNNNNNNNNNNNNNNNNNNNNNNNNNNNNNNNNNNNNNNNNNNNNNNNNNNNNNNNNNNNNNNNNNNNNNNNNNNNNNNNNNNNNNNNNNNNNNNNNNNNNNNNNNNNNNNNNNNNNNNNNNNNNNNNNNNNNNNNNNNNNNNNNNNNNNNNNNNNNNNNNNNNNNNNNNNNNNNNNNNNNNNNNNNNNNNNNNNNNNNNNNNNNNNNNNNNNNNNNNNNNNNNNNNNNNNNNNNNNNNNNNNNNNNNNNNNNNNNNNNNNNNNNNNNNNNNNNNNNNNNNNNNNNNNNNNNNNNNNNNNNNNNNNNNNNNNNNNNNNNNNNNNNNNNNNNNNNNNNNNNNNNNNNNNNNNNNNNNNNNNNNNNNNNNNNNNNNNNNNNNNNNNNNNNNNNNNNNNNNNNNNNNNNNNNNNNNNNNNNNNNNNNNNNNNNNNNNNNNNNNNNNNNNNNNNNNNNNNNNNNNNNNNNNNNNNNNNNNNNNNNNNNNNNNNNNNNNNNNNNNNNNNNNNNNNNNNNNNNNNNNNNNNNNNNNNNNNNNNNNNNNNNNNNNNNNNNNNNNNNNNNNNNNNNNNNNNNNNNNNNNNNNNNNNNNNNNNNNNNNNNNNNNNNNNNNNNNNNNNNNNNNNNNNNNNNNNNNNNNNNNNNNNNNNNNNNNNNNNNNNNNNNNNNNNNNNNNNNNNNNNNNNNNNNNNNNNNNNNNNNNNNNNNNNNNNNNNNNNNNNNNNNNNNNNNNNNNNNNNNNNNNNNNNNNNNNNNNNNNNNNNNNNNNNNNNNNNNNNNNNNNNNNNNNNNNNNNNNNNNNNNNNNNNNNNNNNNNNNNNNNNNNNNNNNNNNNNNNNNNNNNNNNNNNNNNNNNNNNNNNNNNNNNNNNNNNNNNNNNNNNNNNNNNNNNNNNNNNNNNNNNNNNNNNNNNNNNNNNNNNNNNNNNNNNNNNNNNNNNNNNNNNNNNNNNNNNNNNNNNNNNNNNNNNNNNNNNNNNNNNNNNNNNNNNNNNNNNNNNNNNNNNNNNNNNNNNNNNNNNNNNNNNNNNNNNNNNNNNNNNNNNNNNNNNNNNNNNNNNNNNNNNNNNNNNNNNNNNNNNNNNNNNNNNNNNNNNNNNNNNNNNNNNNNNNNNNNNNNNNNNNNNNNNNNNNNNNNNNNNNNNNNNNNNNNNNNNNNNNNNNNNNNNNNNNNNNNNNNNNNNNNNNNNNNNNNNNNNNNNNNNNNNNNNNNNNNNNNNNNNNNNNNNNNNNNNNNNNNNNNNNNNNNNNNNNNNNNNNNNNNNNNNNNNNNNNNNNNNNNNNNNNNNNNNNNNNNNNNNNNNNNNNNNNNNNNNNNNNNNNNNNNNNNNNNNNNNNNNNNNNNNNNNNNNNNNNNNNNNNNNNNNNNNNNNNNNNNNNNNNNNNNNNNNNNNNNNNNNNNNNNNNNNNNNNNNNNNNNNNNNNNNNNNNNNNNNNNNNNNNNNNNNNNNNNNNNNNNNNNNNNNNNNNNNNNNNNNNNNNNNNNNNNNNNNNNNNNNNNNNNNNNNNNNNNNNNNNNNNNNNNNNNNNNNNNNNNNNNNNNNNNNNNNNNNNNNNNNNNNNNNNNNNNNNNNNNNNNNNNNNNNNNNNNNNNNNNNNNNNNNNNNNNNNNNNNNNNNNNNNNNNNNNNNNNNNNNNNNNNNNNNNNNNNNNNNNNNNNNNNNNNNNNNNNNNNNNNNNNNNNNNNNNNNNNNNNNNNNNNNNNNNNNNNNNNNNNNNNNNNNNNNNNNNNNNNNNNNNNNNNNNNNNNNNNNNNNNNNNNNNNNNNNNNNNNNNNNNNNNNNNNNNNNNNNNNNNNNNNNNNNNNNNNNNNNNNNNNNNNNNNNNNNNNNNNNNNNNNNNNNNNNNNNNNNNNNNNNNNNNNNNNNNNNNNNNNNNNNNNNNNNNNNNNNNNNNNNNNNNNNNNNNNNNNNNNNNNNNNNNNNNNNNNNNNNNNNNNNNNNNNNNNNNNNNNNNNNNNNNNNNNNNNNNNNNNNNNNNNNNNNNNNNNNNNNNNNNNNNNNNNNNNNNNNNNNNNNNNNNNNNNNNNNNNNNNNNNNNNNNNNNNNNNNNNNNNNNNNNNNNNNNNNNNNNNNNNNNNNNNNNNNNNNNNNNNNNNNNNNNNNNNNNNNNNNNNNNNNNNNNNNNNNNNNNNNNNNNNNNNNNNNNNNNNNNNNNNNNNNNNNNNNNNNNNNNNNNNNNNNNNNNNNNNNNNNNNNNNNNNNNNNNNNNNNNNNNNNNNNNNNNNNNNNNNNNNNNNNNNNNNNNNNNNNNNNNNNNNNNNNNNNNNNNNNNNNNNNNNNNNNNNNNNNNNNNNNNNNNNNNNNNNNNNNNNNNCTAGTGCANNNNNNNNNNNNNNNNNNNNNNNNNNNNNNNNNNNNNNNNNNNNNNNNNNNNNNNNNNNNNNNNNNNNNNNNNNNNNNNNNNNNNNNNNNNNNNNNNNNNNNNNNNNNNNNNNNNNNNNNNNNNNNNNNNNNNNNNNNNNNNNNNNNNNNNNNNNNNNNNNNNNNNNNNNNNNNNNNNNNNNNNNNNNNNNNNNNNNNNNNNNNNNNNNNNNNNNNNNNNNNNNNNNNNNNNNNNNNNNNNNNNNNNNNNNNNNNNNNNNNNNNNNNNNNNNNNNNNNNNNNNNNNNNNNNNNNNNNNNNNNNNNNNNNNNNNNNNNNNNNNNNNNNNNNNNNNNNNNNNNNNNNNNNNNNNNNNNNNNNNNNNNNNNNNNNNNNNNNNNNNNNNNNNNNNNNNNNNNNNNNNNNNNNNNNNNNNNNNNNNNNNNNNNNNNNNNNNNNNNNNNNNNNNNNNNNNNNNNNNNNNNNNNNNNNNNNNNNNNNNNNNNNNNNNNNNNNNNNNNNNNNNNNNNNNNNNNNNNNNNNNNNNNNNNNNNNNNNNNNNNNNNNNNNNNNNNNNNNNNNNNNNNNNNNNNNNNNNNNNNNNNNNNNNNNNNTGCTATATCCTACGANNNNNNNNNNNNNNNNNNNNNNNNNNNNNNNNNNNNNNNNNNNNNNNNNACGGAATNNNNNNNNNNNNNNNNNNNNNNNNNNNNNNNNNNNNNNNNNNNNNNNNNNNNNNNNNNNNNNNNNNNNNNNNNNNNNNNNNNNNNNNNNNNNNNNNNNNNNNNNNNNNNNNNNNNNNNNNNNNNNNNNNNNNNNNNNNNNNNNNNNNNNNNNNNNNNNNNNNNNNNNNNNNNNNNNNNNNNNNNNNNNNNNNNNNNNNNNNNNNNNNNNNNNNNNNNATTTTGTACAGAAAGTCACACATTTTACATTCAATGTTCTCTGTACGTGTGTAGCTTCAAATATATGAAATGTGAAGCATTTATTTTCAAGAATTCCataatagaaatttatttttacGGAAGACTCACCAATATTTATGTCACTTTAGAAGTGCACACTGCACATTGTCTTTACTGCCTTTGCCTTGCACTGAATTTCGTTCCTTCCGACAGGTGGCACTACCAGACGGCCGCGTCCAGGTGGTGACATACATAGCAGACGAGCAGGGCTTTCGGGCGGAGGTCACGTATGAAGGCGAGGGCACTCTGTTCACCACAACCCCCGTTCCCCCGCACAGCTCTTCACGCCCACCCATCTACGCCTCTGCCTTTTCTCCCGCCCAGAAAGTTCCAGATGACTTCCACACCCACCAGGCCGATGCAAAGGCTTTAAGCCCCAGTACGTCTTTACATCTACGCCAGCCTTCTGTCAATCACCCCAGACGTCCAGCGCCACAACCCGTCCGGCATCAGTTCAATGGCCATGATCAGCCTATCCATCAAGCCCCCATTCATACACCACCATACACTCCAGCGTCCCACCACAGTGGTGCCCCTACACCTCCACACCATTCCCGTACATTCAGTCCTCAGCCTATCCACAATTCCACATCCACTACACCCAACCAGAATCTCCACTTTGGTGACCATTTTCACGTGACCACCGCCTCGCCCAATCCCTTCCGTCTGGTAGTGGATAAAAGCAGGGCGTCCACTTTGTCTCCCCTCCCTTTCGAGCCTGTCCTTCCACCCNNNNNNNNNNNNNNNNNNNNNNNNNNNNNNNNCTACCCCTCGCCACTTTCCTCCTTTAGGAATTCCCAGAGAAATCATGCCACCACCACACCTACGCCCCCGACTCCCACATCTAAATCCGCCCATGATGCCTCTGTTCCGCCTGCGTTCGAGGCGCCCTTCGCTGCGACCGCCCGTCCCATCACCAACGCTCATGTGACTGACAATGGCTTCAGATCCACGGAATCTTCCACGACCAAGAGTCCATTGCACTCCCTTNNNNNNNNNNNNNNNNNNNNNNNNNNNNNNNNNNNNNNNNNNNNNNNNNNNNNNNNNNNNNNNNNNNNNNNNNGTCATCCTCCTCTCACAACAGCCGCTGCTCCCCCGCCAGCGAACCTCTACGAGTACGACCCTACGGGTCGAGAGGTTGGCGCCCACACCACGCTTTACAACCCTGACCCGGATTCCAGGGCGTACATCCACGCTCTCGGGCAGGCGCACGCCGTCCCGCTGCTTCTTCCCTTCTCGCCGCCCCATCCTGAGGGAGACGAGGCCAggacccacccaccccacaacgtCCTGCCGCCTCCCCCGAGGACCTACTACCTCTCCCAGTCCTCGCATTCCATCCCCGCCTACGCTCCCACCGCCGCCCCTGAGATCGTACGCCatctcacgcccacgcccgcccacAGGGCCAAGAGCGTGGAAATCACGCGAGGCGATGACCAGAGGCCCAGGATCTCCATCAAGGTGCCCGAACCCCATGAGGCAGACATCTACCCCGCACCGCGACCCAGACTCCGACTGCGCTGAGGGCGTCGCGTTGCGTTGTGTATTGTCTGCGTTTTCGTCTTTCATTTGATCTTTTGTCACTCCATAAATCAATTTATATCTTACCAACCATCTGCTTTACCATTTCCGTTTATTCCAAGCTCATTCACTTCACTACCTCCTTCCCTTAAATCTTCTATTTATCTCagttttcttctcattattttccaTCCGTccaatcttctttttctccctctaccccaGTTCTTTAACAGGTAGATTGCAATAGCTACCAGGAGGTGGAACTTCAGGTGTCATCATCATAACTCACCGAAGGCGTCTGCccatctctcctcattttctgATTGTTGTAGTTTAGATTACGATAGCTGTTGTATATCgaattttattctcattttagtgtataatttttaaaaatgaatctaACGTTTACGCTTTTATTAGAAAATATCAATCTAAAATTATTATGGATTTACAATATGCAAAGTATACCAAATGActcttttttatagtatataaattatacagcatataaacatacaaatattatgTCATTAAATTATATTGCTAAAGACAACTTTAATAGCCTTTCTCTCACCAACAGTTTGCTTTGTTcaaaatttttctatttcttattaaaCGANNNNNNNNNNNNNNNNNNNNNNNNNNNNNNNNNNNNNNNNNNNNNNNNNNNNNNNNNNNNNNNNNNNNNNNNNNNNNNNNNNNNNNNNNNNNNNNNNNNNNNNNNNNNNNNNNNNNNNNNNNNNNNNNNNNNNNNNNNNNNNNNNNNNNNNNNNNNNNNNNNNNNNNNNNNNNNNNNNNNNNNNNNNNNNNNNNNNNNNNNNNNNNNNNNNNNNNNNNNNNNNNNNNNNNNNNNNNNNNNNNNNNNNNNNNNNNNNNNNNNNNNNNNNNNNNNNNNNNNNNNNNNNNNNNNNNNNNNNNNNNNNNNNNNNNNNNNNNNNNNNNNNNNNNNNNNNNNNNNNNNNNNNNNNNNNNNNNNNNNNNNNNNNNNNNNNNNNNNNNNNNNNNNNNNNNNNNNNNNNNNNNNNNNNNNNNNNNNNNNNNNNNNNNNNNNNNNNNNNNNNNNNNNNNNNNNNNNNNNNNNNNNNNNNNNNNNNNNNNNNNNNNNNNNNNNNNNNNNNNNNNNNNNNNNNNNNNNNNNNNNNNNNNNNNNNNNNNNNNNNNNNNNNNNNNNNNNNNNNNNNNNNNNNNNNNNNNNNNNNNNNNNNNNNNNNNNNNNNNNNNNNNNNNNNNNNNNNNNNNNNNNNNNNNNNNNNNNNNNNNNNNNNNNNNNNNNNNNNNNNNNNNNNNNNNNNNNNNNNNNNNNNNNNNNNNNNNNNNNNNNNNNNNNNNNNNNNNNNNNNNNNNNNNNNNNNNNNNNNNNNNNNNNNNNNNNNNNNNNNNNNNNNNNNNNNNNNNNNNNNNNNNNNNNNNNNNNNNNNNNNNNNNNNNNNNNNNNNNNNNNNNNNNNNNNNNNNNNNNNNNNNNNNNNNNNNNNNNNNNNNNNNNNNNNNNNNNNNNNNNNNNNNNNNNNNNNNNNNNNNNNNNNNNNNNNNNNNNNNNNNNNNNNNNNNNNNNNNNNNNNNNNNNNNNNNNNNNNNNNNNNNNNNNNNNNNNNNNNNNNNNNNNNNNNNNNNNNNNNNNNNNNNNNNNNNNNNNNNNNNNNNNNNNNNNNNNNNNNNNNNNNNNNNNNNNNNNNNNNNNNNNNNNNNNNNNNNNNNNNNNNNNNNNNNNNNNNNNNNNNNNNNNNNNNNNNNNNNNNNNNNNNNNNNNNNNNNNNNNNNNNNNNNNNNNNNNNNNNNNNNNNNNNNNNNNNNNNNNNNNNNNNNNNNNNNNNNNNNNNNNNNNNNNNNNNNNNNNNNNNNNNNNNNNNNNNNNNNNNNNNNNNNNNNNNNNNNNNNNNNNNNNNNNNNNNNNNNNNNNNNNNNNNNNNNNNNNNNNNNNNNNNNNNNNNNNNNNNNNNNNNNNNNNNNNNNNNNNNNNNNNNNNNNNNNNNNNNNNNNNNNNNNNNNNNNNNNNNNNNNNNNNNNNNNNNNNNNNNNNNNNNNNNNNNNNNNNNNNNNNNNNNNNNNNNNNNNNNNNNNNNNNNNNNNNNNNNNNNNNNNNNNNNNNNNNNNNNNNNNNNNNNNNNNNNNNNNNNNNNNNNNNNNNNNNNNNNNNNNNNNNNNNNNNNNNNNNNNNNNNNNNNNNNNNNNNNNNNNNNNNNNNNNNNNNNNNNNNNNNNNNNNNNNNNNNNNNNNNNNNNNNNNNNNNNNNTATATGTATTCNNNNNNNNNNNNNNNNNNNNNNNNNNNNNNNNNNNNNNNNNNNNNNNNNNNNNNNNNNNNNNNNNNNNNNNNNNNNNNNNNNNNNNNNNNNNNNNNNNNNNNNNNNNNNNNNNNNNNNNNNNNNNNNNNNNNNNNNTGTTTATGTTNNNNNNNNNNNNNNNNNNNNNNNNNNNNNNNNNNNNNNNNNNNNNNNNNNNNNNNNNNNNNNNNNNNNNNNNNNNNNNNNNNNNNNNNNNNNNNNNNNNNNNNNNNNNNNNNNNNNNNNNNNNNNNNNNNNNNNNNNNNNNNNNNNNNNNNNNNNNNNNNNNNNNNNNNNNNNNNNNNNNNNNNNNNNNNNNNNNNNNNNNNNNNNNNNNNNNNNNNNNNNNNNNNNNNNNNNNNNNNNNNNNNNNNNNNNNNNNNNNNNNNNNNNNNNNNNNNNNNNNNNNNNNNNNNNNNNNNNNNNNNNNNNNNNNNTCTCTCTGTGTAAAAAAATGTGGGTCAACTATTTGTGTACCAAGTATGTCGCAATGTCGAAACACAAAACGTACTTAGAACGGTGAGGCAGTTTTAAGCCATTAGAGTAAAAATTTCCTTCTCTATTTTAGAATTATGGAGCTTCATTCAAAAGGAACAAACAGGAAAGGAAAACATAAAGCTCAAGAAGTNNNNNNNNNNNNNNNNNNNNNNNNNNNNNNNNNNNNNNNNNNNNNNNNNNNNNNNNNNNNNNNNNNNNNNNNNNNNNNNNNNNNNNNNNNNNNNNNNNNNNNNNNNNNNNNNNNNNNNNNNNNNNNNNNNNNNNNNNNNNNNNNNNNNNNNNNNNNNNNNNNNNNNNNNNNNNNNNNNNNNNNNNNNNNNNNNNNNNNNNNNNNNNNNNNNNNNNNNNNNNNNNNNNNNNNNNNNNNAAGTATGTTATTATATGAANNNNNNNNNNNNNNNNNNNNNNNNNNNNNNNNNNNNNNNNNNNNNNNNNNNNNNNNNNNNNNNNNNNNNNNNNNNNNNNNNNNNNNNNNNNNNNNNNNNNNNNNNNNNNNNNNNNNNNNNNNNNNNNNNNNNNNNNNNNNNNNNNNNNNNNNNNNNNNNNNNNNNNNNNNNNNNNNNNNNNNNNNNNNNNNNNNNNNNNNNNNNNNNNNNNNNNNNNNNNNNNNNNNNNNNNNNNNNNNNNNNNNNNNNNNNNNNNNNNNNNNNNNNNNNNNNNNNNNNNNNNNNNNNNNNNNNNNNNNNNNNNNNNNNNNNNNNNNNNNNNNNNNNNNNNNNNNNNNNNNNNNNNNNNNNNNNNNNNNNNNNNNNNNNNNNNNNNNNNNNNNNNNNNNNNNNNNNNNNNNNNNNNNNNNNNNNNNNNNNNNNNNNNNNNNNNNNNNNNNNNNNNNNNNNNNNNNNNNNNNNNNNNNNNNNNNNNNNNNNNNNNNNNNNNNNNNNNNNNNNNNNNNNNNNNNNNNNNNNNNNNNNNNNNNNNNNNNNNNNNNNNNNNNNNNNNNNNNNNNNNNNNNNNNNNNNNNNNNNNNNNNNNNNNNNNNNNNNNNNNNNNNNNNNNNNNNNNNNNNNNNNNNNNNNNNNNNNNNNNNNNNNNNNNNNNNNNNNNNNNNNNNNNNNNNNNNNNNNNNNNNNNNNNNNNNNNNNNNNNNNNNNNNNNNNNNNNNNNNNNNNNNNNNNNNNNNNNNNNNNNNNNNNNNNNNNNNNNNNNNNNNNNNNNNNNNNNNNNNNNNNNNNNNNNNNNNNNNNNNNNNNNNNNNNNNNNNNNNNNNNNNNNNNNNNNNNNNNNNNNNNNNNNNNNNNNNNNNNNNNNNNNNNNNNNNNNNNNNNNNNNNNNNNNNNNNNNNNNNNNNNNNNNNNNNNNNNNNNNNNNNNNNNNNNNNNNNNNNNNNNNNNNNNNNNNNNNNNNNNNNNNNNNNNNNNNNNNNNNNNNNNNNNNNNNNNNNNNNNNNNNNNNNNNNNNNNNNNNNNNNNNNNNNNNNNNNNNNNNNNNNNNNNNNNNNNNNNNNNNNNNNNNNNNNNNNNNNNNNNNNNNNNNNNNNNNNNNNNNNNNNNNNNNNNNNNNNNNNNNNNNNNNNNNNNNNNNNNNNNNNNNNNNNNNNNNNNNNNNNNNNNNNNNNNNNNNNNNNNNNNNNNNNNNNNNNNNNNNNNNNNNNNNNNNNNNNNNNNNNNNNNNNNNNNNNNNNNNNNNNNNNNNNNNNNNNNNNNNNNNNNNNNNNNNNNNNNNNNNNNNNNNNNNNNNNNNNNNNNNNNNNNNNNNNNNNNNNNNNNNNNNNNNNNNNNNNNNNNNNNNNNNNNNNNNNNNNNNNNNNNNNNNNNNNNNNNNNNNNNNNNNNNNNNNNNNNNNNNNNNNNNNNNNNNNNNNNNNNNNNNNNNNNNNNNNNNNNNNNNNNNNNNNNNNNNNNNNNNNNNNNNNNNNNNNNNNNNNNNNNNNNNNNNNNNNNNNNNNNNNNNNNNNNNNNNNNNNNNNNNNNNNNNNNNNNNNNNNNNNNNNNNNNNNNNNNNNNNNNNNNNNNNNNNNNNNNNNNNNNNNNNNNNNNNNNNNNNNNNNNNNNNNNNNNNNNNNNNNNNNNNNNNNNNNNNNNNNNNNNNNNNNNNNNNNNNNNNNNNNNNNNNNNNNNNNNNNNNNNNNNNNNNNNNNNNNNNNNNNNNNNNNNNNNNNNNNNNNNNNNNNNNNNNNNNNNNNNNNNNNNNNNNNNNNNNNNNNNNNNNNNNNNNNNNNNNNNNNNNNNNNNNNNNNNNNACCATGGTATAGCAAAGGTTTATTAAACCTTATTGGCATGATAACCACAATGTTTAGTTAGTTCTCAGCATGATCTCAAAGCACTACATCATACTGAaatgaatttttgttttattgttcttgaAAGCAAATAACTTTCATGCACCATAAAACtccattactatatattttacaaaacaatgataataaaatatatttatcttatgcAGATCTGTAATAACATTaccttataaacaaaaaaaaatgtcactttgatatgcatataaaacaaatGTGCTAAATTTGGTACAAAATTCAAAGTCCAaaattgggaaaatgaaaaaaaagaatatccaaCATCCATTCAGGATATAGCCAAAAACATACAGCTACAGTTCAACAAAACTCTAAAAAAATCATAGGNNNNNNNNNNNNNNNNNNNNNNNNNNNNNNNNNNNNNNNNNNNNNNNNNNNNNNNNNNNNNNNNNNNNNNNNNNNNNNNNNNNNNNNNNNNNNNNNNNNNNNNNNNNNNNNNNNNNNNNNNNNNNNNNNNNNNNNNNNNNNNNNNNNNNNNNNNNNNNNNNNNNNNNNNNNNNNNNNNNNNNNNNNNNNNNNNNNNNNNNNNNNNNNNNNNNNNNNNNNNNNNNNNN from Penaeus monodon isolate SGIC_2016 chromosome 21, NSTDA_Pmon_1, whole genome shotgun sequence carries:
- the LOC119586644 gene encoding mucin-2-like, which gives rise to MFSVALPDGRVQVVTYIADEQGFRAEVTYEGEGTLFTTTPVPPHSSSRPPIYASAFSPAQKVPDDFHTHQADAKALSPSTSLHLRQPSVNHPRRPAPQPVRHQFNGHDQPIHQAPIHTPPYTPASHHSGAPTPPHHSRTFSPQPIHNSTSTTPNQNLHFGDHFHVTTASPNPFRLRNHATTTPTPPTPTSKSAHDASVPPAFEAPFAATARPITNAHVTDNGFRSTESSTTKTAAPPPANLYEYDPTGREVGAHTTLYNPDPDSRAYIHALGQAHAVPLLLPFSPPHPEGDEARTHPPHNVLPPPPRTYYLSQSSHSIPAYAPTAAPEIVRHLTPTPAHRAKSVEITRGDDQRPRISIKVPEPHEADIYPAPRPRLRLR